Proteins from a single region of Procambarus clarkii isolate CNS0578487 chromosome 32, FALCON_Pclarkii_2.0, whole genome shotgun sequence:
- the Der-2 gene encoding derlin-2 — protein sequence MAHLTFRQEYLQMPPVTRAYTTACVITTILVQLDIVSPFQLYFNPILIFRHYQLWRLLTTFLFFGTIGFNFLFNMIFTYRYCRMLEEGSFRGRTADFVLMMIFGGACMLICAMFCSLLFLGQAFTIMLVYVWARRNPFVRMNFFGILNFQAPYLPWVLLGFSVLLGNSILVDLVGIAVGHIYYFLEDVFPARSGGIRLLKTPRFLVQLCEPNYEGPNYNLQPEERPGGFPWGEQPRGEQQQQQQQQ from the exons ATGGCTCACTTGACATTCCGACAAGAATACCTGCAGATGCCTCCAGTGACACGTGCTTATACAACTGCTTGTGTTATCACCACCATACTTGTG CAACTGGATATTGTGTCACCATTTCAGCTGTACTTCAACCCTATCCTCATTTTCAGACATTATCAG CTGTGGAGACTGTTGACAACATTCCTCTTCTTTGGGACTATAGGCTTTAACTTCTTATTCAATATGATATTCACTTACCGTTACTGCCGCATGCTAGAAGAAGGCTCCTTTCGTGGACGTACAGCTGATTTTGTCTTGATGATG ATATTTGGTGGAGCATGTATGCTGATTTGTGCCATGTTCTGCTCCCTCCTGTTCCTGGGTCAGGCCTTCACCATAATGCTAGTGTATGTGTGGGCACGGCGGAATCCCTTTGTTCGCATGAATTTCTTTGGCATTCTCAACTTCCAG GCTCCTTACTTGCCCTGGGTGTTATTAGGCTTTAGTGTTCTCCTGGGAAACTCGATCCTGGTTGACTTGGTGGGAATTGCAGTTGGTCACATCTACTACTTTCTCGAAGATGTTTTCCCAGCACGATCTGGAGGCATCAGGCTTTTGAAGACTCCACGTTTCCT TGTGCAGTTATGTGAGCCGAATTACGAGGGTCCAAACTACAATCTTCAACCGGAAGAGCGACCTGGTGGTTTTCCTTGGGGTGAACAACCACGgggagaacagcagcagcagcagcagcaacagtaa
- the LOC123759335 gene encoding homocysteine S-methyltransferase YbgG-like, whose translation MLRGRPWILDGGLASTLQEDGFSVDGDPLWSARILATNPDAIKKVHASFLEAGADIITTASYQASIVGFKDHLGTTEDEARRLMDLSVELAQEAIHEYSSTLHNEGKKVLVAGSIGPYGACQADGSEYTGAYVSKVTPEDMKEWHRPRMAALISSGVDLLAIETIPALEEALTILNLLREFPDIRAWLSFSCKDGKYTNYGDNFGEAAKKCYEMAGDQLVAVGVNCSPPQYITSLLEKANPTLPPPSILPRVVYPNSGEEWIAGKGWANGSKWPYDNEVKKWFSLGASVIGGCCRLGPRDIRIIASTVASM comes from the exons ATGCTTCGGGGTCGTCCATGGATTTTGGATGGTGGTCTGGCCTCAACCTTGCAAGAGGATGGGTTTTCTGTGGATGGAGACCCTTTGTGGAGTGCCCGCATCCTTGCCACCAATCCTGATGCAATAAAAAAA GTTCATGCTTCATTCTTGGAAGCAGGTGCAGATATTATTACTACAGCCAGCTATCAGGCAAGCATTGTAGGGTTCAAAGATCATCTTGGTACCACAGAAGATGAAGCCAGAAGGCTTATGGATCTCTCTGTTGAACTTGCCCAGGAAGCCATTCATGAATATTCTTCCACCCTACATAATGAAG GTAAAAAGGTGTTAGTTGCAGGTTCCATTGGTCCATATGGAGCATGCCAGGCAGATGGTTCCGAATACACTGGTGCATACGTGTCCAAAGTTACACCTGAAGATATGAAGGAATGGCACAGACCTCGTATGGCAGCTTTGATCAGTTCTGGAGTTGACCTCTTAGCCATTGAGACTATCCCTGCGCTGGAGGAAGCATTAACAATCCTAAATTTACTTCGAGAGTTCCCAGACATTAGAGCCTGGTTGAGCTTTTCATGCAAG GATGGGAAATACACCAATTATGGAGACAATTTTGGAGAAGCTGCCAAGAAGTGTTATGAAATGGCAGGAGATCAGCTGGTAGCAGTTGGCGTAAACTGTAGTCCACCCCAGTacattacctcactcttggagaaGGCAAACCCGACCCTTCCTCCGCCATCCATTCTTCCTAGAGTTGTGTACCCCAATTCTGGAGAAGAATGGATTGCTGGTAAAGG ATGGGCGAATGGCTCAAAATGGCCTTATGATAACGAGGTAAAAAAATGGTTCAGCTTGGGTGCATCTGTGATTGGTGGATGTTGCAGACTTGGACCTCGTGATATTAGAATAATTGCAAGTACTGTTGCTTCCATGTAA